CGCGCCATGCAGAACGATCGCTTCATCGCCTGGGCCAACGCGCCGGGCGCGCCGATGGTGTGCGTGATCAAGCCTTTCGACGGCAACGCCGCCACGCCCGGCAACGGCAACATGACGGCGCTGTTCATGAGCGACACCAAGCAGGTCGATGCCCTGCATGCCAAGGCCATGGCGCTCGGCGGCAAGGACGAAGGCGCACCGGGCGACCGCGGTGACGGCTTCTACGGCGCCTACTTCCGCGATCTCGACGGCAACAAGGTGTGCGTGTTCAACATGTGATGCGCCGCGCGTGGTTCGCGCCCAGCGCGCGGACCACGCCCATCGAGTAATCGCAGCATGGACATCGCCATCGTCGGCGTCGGCCACACGCCTCCGGCCAGACGCTCGCCGAAATCCATCCGCCATCTGGCCATCGAAGCCATCCAGCTCGCGCTCGACGATGCGGGCCTCGACGCCGCCGACATCGATGGCGTGATCACCGACGGCGTGATCATGCCGCCGAGCGTACCGCGCGAGTTCATCGCCGCGCAGTTCGGCATGACGCGCAGCTTCGACGGCGGCGTGTCCTTCGGTGGCGCCGGCGTGGCCTCGGCGCCGGAACTCGCCAAGCTCGCCATCGGCGCCGGCAAGGCGCGCACCGTGCTGTTCTATTTCGGTGTCGACTGGGGATCGCGCGCCAGCGGTCCTTACGGCTTTCACGACATGTACCCGGCCAAGATGGCGTTCGAGAAGCCCTACGGTTTCAATGCCCAGCCCAGCTACTTCGCGCTGTGGGCACGTCGCTACATGCACGAATACGGCATGACCGACGCCGATCTCGCGGCCGTGGCCATCAGTCATCGAGAACATGCCCTGCGCAATCCCGCCGCGCAGGCGCGCACGCCCATGACCCTCGAGAGCTATCGCGCCGCGCGCATGGTTGCCGAGCCGCTGCGCGTGCCGGATTGCTGTCTCATCAGCGACGGCGTCGGCGCCTTCATCATGACCAGCCTCGAGCGCGCGCGTGATCTGCGCCAGCCGCCGGTCAAAGTGCTCGGGTCGAGCTTCGCGAGCGAAGCCTACAGCGGCGACGACATCTTCACCCAGCAGCCGGAGATCTACCGCATCACCGGCGCGCAGGCGGCGTGTCGGCGCGCGCTCGGCGAGGCCGGTGCGCAACTCGCCGATGTCGATTTCGCCGAACTCTACGATTGCTTCACCATTTCGGTGCTCATGCAGTTGGAAGACCTCGGCTTCTGCGCGCGCGGCGAGTCGCCGGCCTTCGTGCGTGAACGCGGCATCGGCCCGCGCGGCGCGCTGCCGGTCAACACCCATGGCGGCCTGCTGTCGCACAGCTACCTGCTCGGCGTCGAACACATGATCGAGGCGGTGCGCCAGCTGCGTGGCGCGGCCGGCGCGGCACAGCTGGCCAAGGCCGATATCGGCCTGGTGGGCGGCTGGTCGATACCGGATTACGGCGTGTGCGTGCTTGGGCGGGACGTGCGCTGATGGCCACCATCCAGCCCGAATTCGCTGCCCATTTCGCCGAGCTCGCCAACGGCCGGCTGTGCTTTCCGTGGTGCCCCGCCTGTCGGCGCTTTCACTGGTACCCGATGCCGCTGTGCCCCCATTGCCGGACCGACGGCTGGCAATGGCGCGCGGTCAGCGGCGTGGGCACGCTCTATAGCTGGACCGAAATCCACCACGCTTTCGACGCGCGCTACAGCGCTACGCTGCCCTACATCGTGGCGCTCATCGAATTCGACGACGCGCCGGGCGTGCGCCTGGTCGCCAAGCTGGTCGGCGCGGCCGCCGCCCTCGGCATCGGCCAGACGGTCCGCGCCGATTTCAGCGAAGTCACGGCCGGCCGCGGCCCGCTGGTATTTCGGCCCCGCGCCAGCGCAACGGACTAGCGCGCGTCCGCCGCCCCTGCGCTGGATCTCGCGGCGGGCGCTAGGCACAATGCCGCCTCCCCGTAACTACCCCCTCGAGCGTCATGGCGAAACACAAAGTCAAGAAAGTCGTACTGGCCTATTCCGGTGGACTCGACACCTCCGTCATCCTGAAATGGCTGGCCGAGGAATATCAATGCGAGGTGGTGACCTTCACCGCCGACATCGGCCAGGGCGAGGAGCTCGAGCCGGCGCGCGCCAAGGCCACCAAGCTTGGCATCAAGGAGATCTACATCGACGATTTGAAAGAGGAGTTCGTGCGCGACTTCGTCTTTCCGATGTTCCGTGCCAATACCATCTATGAAGGCGAATACCTGCTGGGCACCTCGATAGCGCGCCCGCTGATCGCCAAGCGTCTGATCGAAATCGCGCGCGAGACCGGCGCCGACGCCATCTCCCACGGCGCCACCGGCAAGGGCAACGACCAGGTGCGCTTCGAACTCGGCGCCTACGCGCTGGAACCTGGCATCAAGGTCATCGCGCCGTGGCGCGAATGGAACCTGACCTCGCGCGAAACCCTGCTTGCCTATGCCGAGAAACACGGCATTCCGATTGAATACAAGAGCGGCGGCGGCTCGCCCTACTCGATGGACGCCAACCTCTTGCACATCTCCTACGAGGGCGTGGTGCTGGAAGATCCGTGGGCCAGCGCCGAGGAATCGATGTGGCGCTGGAGCGTGTCACCCGAAAAGGCGCCCGACGTCGCCACCGTCATCGAACTCGAATACGAGCGCGGTGACATCGTCGCCATCAATGGCGTGCGCATGACGCCCGCCCAGGTGCTGACCCGTCTTAATGAACTCGGCAACGCCAACGGCATCGGCCGCCTCGACATCGTCGAGAACCGCTACGTCGGCATGAAGTCGCGCGGCTGCTACGAGACGCCCGGCGGCACCATCATGCTGCGCGCCCATCGCGCCATTGAGTCGCTGACGCTGGACCGCGAGGTCGCCCACCTCAAGGACGACCTCATGCCGCGCTACGCCTCGCTGATCTACAACGGCTACTGGTGGAGCCCAGAACGGCTGATGCTGCAGACCATGATCGACAAGTCCCAGGAACGCGTGAACGGCACCGTGCGCGTGCGCCTGTACAAGGGCAATGTCATCGTCGAAGGCCGCAAGGCGCCCAAGGACAGCCTGTTCGACCCTGCCATCGCCACCTTCGAGGACGATGCCGGCGCCTACAACCAGGCCGACGCCGAAGGTTTCATCAAGCTCAACGCCCTGCGCCTGCGCGTCGGCGCACGTCGCGACGCCTGACGGCCCGGCGAGCGGTGCGCGTCGGCGCACCGCTCGCATCCTCCAACGCGTGACGCAGGTCACGCGGCCCTGCCCCTGCCTGTGACTGCTGTCACACCGCCTTCCGCCTCCGTAACAATAATTTGCAAATCAGCCCGGCGTGCCCTTTCGCCGACGGCGCTGCACAGCCTCCCGGCCTCGTTGCGGACAGCATCAGAATGAAAAACGGCAGAATGAGCTTGGCGCACCTGGGTCTCACCGGCGCGCAGGAACGCACGCACACCTGTCCCCGGCCGCTGCGTTTCGGGCAGATGCTGGGGCGTTGCTGGCTCGTCACCCACCTCGCCTGCCTGGCCGGCATCGCCGCCAATGTGTGGCAGGACGCCCCCACCATGCTGCTGACGGGCTGGTCGAGCTTCGTATTGCTCAACGTATTGTTGCGCGAGGTGCTGCTGGCGATGCCGGCGCGACTCGACACGCCCCGCGATCACCGGCATCTCGACCTCGCCCTGGCCGCGGTGCTGGGCCTCGCCTGGGGCCTCGGCATCGCGCTGCTCATGCCCTATGCCGACGTGGCCACCGTCGCCACCCTGTTGAGCGGCGCGCTGGCGGTGGCCTTGCTCGCGATCCCGGTATTCGGCGACCAGCCCGGCGCCTACGCCTACTTCCTCGGCAGCACCGGCCTCGTCGCCATCGGCGGCCTGGTGAACGACGGCCGTTACGCCGACCTGGTGCCGTGGGTGGCGCTCGCCATGGCCACGCTGGCACTGCTCAACAACCTGTATCGCCGAACCCATCGCGCCTTGCGCGTGCTGCTGTTGCAACTGCGCCATCTCATCCGCCCCGCCGGTCTGGATGTCGATTTCGAACGCGGCAGCCTGTTCGAAAGCGCCGAGCGCGGACTCGTAGCGCTGCGCGGCCAGGTGAGCCGTGAAACGCGCCAGGCCCAGGTACTCGAGGAACTCGGTGATGCGCTCGTCACCGCCGACGCGAGCGGCAACATCGACTACCTGAACGCCGCCGCCGCGGCCCTGCTCGGCGTCGACGCCGCGACACTTGGCGGCCAGGCGCTCGAAGACGGCGTGCGATTGGTGTATGGCCGCGAACCACACAATCGCACGCGCGACATCTTCGAACAGGCGCGCCGCAGCGGCAAAGCCCAGGCCTTGAACGACCAGGCGCAATTGTTACGTCGTGACGGTATCGCGGTCGGCGTCGATTACCTGTTCACGCCGCTCGCCGACGCGGCCGGCGAGTTCGATGGCGTCAGCGTGCAATTGCGCGACGTCACCACGCGCCGCCAACGCACCGAGTCCATCGCCTGGCGCGCCAGCCACGACGCACTCACGGGCACCATCAACCGCGCCGAATTCGAACGGCGCATGCACAAGCTCCTGAGCCGCCGCGGCGACAGCCAGCACAACAGCCACACGCTGCTCTACATCGACATCGACAAGTTCAAGTTCATCAACGACACCTACGGCCACGCCGCCGGCGATCATGCGCTGCGCACCCTGACCGAGGTGCTGCGCACTCGCATACGCGGCGCCGACACCCTGGCACGCATCGGCGGCGACGAATTCTGCGCACTGCTGTACAGCTGCGATGCCGACCGCGCGCGCCTCATCGGCGAGGGTCTGCGCAGCGCCATCGAGCAGCACGACTTCCATTGGCAGGCCATCCAGCTGCCGGTCTCGATCAGCGTCGGACTGGTGGAGATCAGCGCGGACATGCGCAATACCGCCGACCTGCTGCGCGCCGCTGACGCGGCCTGTTACAGCGCCAAGAATTTCGGGCGCAATCGCGTACAGATGTTCGAAGCGGTCAGCGGCGAGGGCGCGCAACAGGAAAGACGCCTGACCCAGGTGCGCGAGATCCAGAGCGCACTGGCCGCCGGGCATCTCGACCTCTTCTACCAGCCGCTGTGCGCGACCACCGCATCGCTGCCCATCGACCGCTGCGAGGTCACGGTCGGCATACGCAACGCCAGCGATGACTACATTCCGCGTCACGAAGTGGCGGAAGTCGCGGCCCGTTACCAGTTGAGCGCCGAAATCGATCGCTGGCTGATCAAGGCCAGCCTCGAGGCACTGCGCGGCGATCACCCGGTACTGTCCGACATGCGCGTGCTGCTGATCCCGCTGTCCGCGCAATCGGTGGGCGACGACCGCCTGCTCGAATACGCCATCCGCATGGTGCGCGAGAACGCCGAAGTTGCCGGTCGCATCGGCTTCAGCCTGCCGGAAGACGGCATTGCCCAGCACCTCGAGTTCGTGCGCTATTTCATCACCACCCTCAAGCAGGACGGCTGCCAGTTCATGATCGGCGACATGGGCTTCGGTGGCGCGGGCATCGAGGCCCTCAAGTCCCTGCAGCTCGATTACCTCGGCATACGCGGCGGATTCGTGCGCAACCTCTTGGCGAGTTCGGCCGACTACGAAGTGGTGTTGGGCCTGTGCCGGGTGGCGCAGGCGCTCGGCATGCAGACCGTGGCCGAGCATGCCGACAGCCGCTCGCTGCGCGATGCGCTGGCCAAGATGGGCGTCGATTTTGCCAAGGGTCTATTGCACGACGGGCCGCGCCGCGTGGCGCGTTTCGACGAGAGCCTGCTGGCCAAGCGCGGGGAACGCCTGGTGTGAGGGCCTGACCCTCGATGCGAAAGTGATGACTCCCCCGGCCGTCGCCGGCCGGGGGAATTCGAAGCGCGGACTCAGCCGGCCGGCGAGCGGCGCCAGAACTTTTCGGTCGGCGCCTGGCGCACCTTGGCCATGCGCACGATTTCCTCGGGGATATCGAACTTCATGCCGTGCTCCGGGCCAATGCCCTCGGTGCTCATGCATTCCGCCATGCTGTCGTCAGCCAAGGTCAGACCGGCCTTTTCGTTGAACAGCCATTCGTCCTGCAGGCATTCCCAGCCGATGTCCGCAATCGTCTCGCGGCTCACTTCCTCACCGAAGAAGGGCGAGAAGAACTTGGCGGTTTCTTCGATGGTCGGCCCAAGGAACATGCAGAACCCGGTCGAGTCGCAGATGGCGTTGACTATCTGCACTTCCTGCGAGGCGATCGCGGCCTTCTCGCCACTGATCTTGGGATCGATGACGAGACCGGCGGTGTGATCGCCGCCCATGGCGCTGGTGCAATAGGTGATGCCGGTGGCCTTCAGCGGACGCGGATCCCAGGCCGGCAGGGCCTGGCCCTTGGCCACCGGGATGCGGTGATGCTTGCGCGCCGTACCGATGGCGAGCGCGCCATCGCCGATGTTGCGACCGAGCGGCGTGCCGTTGTTGACGTCTTCGGTCAACAGCTTCTTGGCGCCCGCGGCGTCGCCCCAGGCCATGCCGTCGGAATCCATGTAGACCGCGATGGCGGCGCCGGTCTCGATGGTATCGAGGCCGAGCTCGTCGCACAGGCGGTCGAGATCGGCGACGTCTTCCCAGTTGTTGATCGCACAGCACGAGCCGAGCAGGGTCAGGGTCTCGAACTCGAGCGCCGAGGTCTTATAGTTGCCGTCCTTGTCGTGCACGATGTTCGAGCAGCTGACGATGCAGCCCGCCATGCAGGCATGCATCTCGCCGCCGCGGGTTTCGAACGATTCGCGGATGCGCGCGCCATCGAGCTGCTCGAATTCCGGGTTGCGGCCTTCGGTGCGGTTCTTGTACGGGAAGGTGTGCAGCATGTTGGCGGCCGGCACCACGGCGCTGGTGCCGTACTTGAAATTGCCATGGCGCGCGGCGCGGTAGTCCTTGGCGAATTCCTTGGTGTAGGCGGCGAACGCCTTGCGGTCGGCGGGACGCCGCAGCGAGGCCTTGGCCGGGTCAACCAGCACCCACTTCAGGCACTTCGAACCCATCACCGCGCCGACGCCGCCACGCGCCGCCTGGCGGGCCGGACGTCGCGCCTTGTCGTCGTCGGTGCAGGCGATGGACGCGCCCTTCATCAGCATTTCACCGGCCGGGCCGATGGAGATCACCGAGGCGGACTTGGGTGCATCGGCGAGCAGCTTCTCGCATAGCGCGTAGTTCCACATGCCCTTGTATTCGTCGGCCGCCACCAGCTCGGCGCCGTTCTCGTTGACCTTAAGGCCCCAGCGGCGGCTGCGGTCAGCCGGCTGGCCGGTGACGATGATGGCGCGAATGCCGAGTTTCATGAGGTCCTGGCCGGGGTCACCGCCGACGTTGGCTTCCTTGATGCCATTGGTCAGCGGGCTCTTGCAGCCCAGCGACAGGCGGCCGGAGGTCGGCGCGGACGTCCCGGACAAGGTGCCCGGCGTCATGACCAGCACGTTGTCCGGGCCGAGCGGATCGCACTTGGGATCGCATTCCTTGAGCAGGATCTTGGCCGACAGGGCGCGGCCACCGAGCAGCTTCCACTCGGCCGGAAAAGGTTCGACGCTGACCGTCTGGCGGGTCATGTCGAGGCGGATGATTTTGTCGTTGTCCCAGGCTTGGTCCATGGTGCGCGCTCCTCACAAGGCGGTGGTTCCAATGTCGCAAATGGTGACATATTTACACCGAGATCCATACCGTGGGCCTGAGTTGATTTGGCCGGGTCGTGACCGTCAAAGAGACCGGTCCGCGGTTCGCGCGGCGCCGCCTGTGGGCACGCCCCGCGAACGGCCGGGCCGTCGTTGAACCGCGGTCGGCGCGCGGAGGATAATCGGCTCGCAAGTCCCTTCCATTCCTACAGGAAACCCCATGCTGCCCCGCGACTTCACCGAAGAACAAACCATGTTCCGTGCGGCCTACCGCCGCTTCCTCGCCGCCGAAATCGTGCCCCACATGGAGCGCTGGCGCGAACAGCGCATCGTCGACCGCGAGGCCTTCCTGAAGGCTGGCGCCCAGGGCTATCTCATGGTGTGGCCGGACGAGAAATACGGCGGCATGGGCGACAACGATTTCCGTTTCGAGCAGGTGATCCTGGAAGAAACTGCCTATGCGCGGGTCGGCGACTGGTACAACTCCCTGCACAGCCGCCTGGTCGGCCCTTACCTCACCCGCTTCGGCAACGAAGAACAGTGCATGCGCTTCCTGCCACGCTGCGTGAAGGGTGAATGCATCCTCGCCATCGCCATGACCGAGCCCGATGCCGGCAGCGACCTGGCCGGCATGCGCACCCACGCCGAAGAGCACGGCGATCATTGGCTCTTGAACGGCGCCAAGACCTATATCTCCAACGGCATCAATGCGGATCTCGTGATCGTCGCGGCCAAGACCGATCCGCACAACAACCCGCATCACATGACCTTGTTCCTGGTCGAGCGCGGCATGGAAGGCTTCGAGCGCGGCCGCAACCTGGTGAAGATGGGCCAGAAGGCGCAGGACACCGCGGAGCTCTTCTTCAACAACGTCAAGGTGCCGAAGGCCAACGTGCTGGGCACGGCGGGCGAAGGCTTCAAGTACCTGATGAAGGGCCTGGCCGAGGAACGCCTGATCGGCGCCTGCGGCGCACTGTCTTCGGCGCAGTTGTCTTACGACCTCGCCGCCGCCTACGCCCACGAGCGCAAGGCCTTCGGCAAGACCCTCGCGGCATTTCAGAACACGCAGTTCAAACTGGCGGAGCTACGCACCGAGCTCGATGTCGCGCAATGCTTCATCGACCAGTGCGTGCGCGCCATCAACGCCAATGCCCTGACCGCGGTCGACGCCGCCAAGGCCAAGCTCATCGCCAGCGAACTGCAGATCAAGTCCGCCGATCTCGGCGTGCAGCTGCACGGCGGCGCCGGCTACATGGACGAATACCCGATCAGCCGCCAGTTCACCGATGCGCGCATCGCGACCATCTACGCCGGCAGTTCGGAAGTGATGAAGATCATCATCAGCCGCGACTGCCTGTCGGACAAGTACGAGCCGTTCAATACCAGGAATTTCTGATACCTGGTGTCAGACTGAAGTCCGACCCACAGTAGAGAAGAACTCCTTGTGGGTCAGGCTTCAGCCTGACATTCATTCGACATCTCAGGCCCGCGCCTCGTCTAACTCCGGCATCGCCAGCACCCGAACATCCGGGTACAGCTCGTTCATCGGCACCGAACGACCGTTGGCCTGCACGATGCGGCAGTGATAGCGCTTGAGTAGACGCGGTTCGGTCACGCCGCAGGAATGCGCGATGACGCCCACCTCGTGGTGCATGGTCTCGGCGTAGCGCCGCACGCGTTCGGACTTGTCGGTGATGTCCAGGCCACGCTGCAGGTTGCGGTCGTGGGTGGTGATGCCGGTCGGGCAGGTGTTCTTGTTGCATTGAAGCGCCTGGATGCAGCCGAGCGCGAACATGAAGCCGCGCGCCGAGGTCACGAAATCGGCGCCCATGCAGATGGCCCACGCCACTTCACTGGGCGTGACCAGCTTGCCGCTGGCAATGATCTTGGTGCGTTCGCGCAGGCCATAGCCCTGCAGCTTGTCGACCACCAGCGGCAGGCTTTCCCTGAGCGGCAGGCCGACAT
The nucleotide sequence above comes from Pseudomonadota bacterium. Encoded proteins:
- a CDS encoding VOC family protein: MIGYVTLGTNNIEQAAHFYDELLALLGAKRAMQNDRFIAWANAPGAPMVCVIKPFDGNAATPGNGNMTALFMSDTKQVDALHAKAMALGGKDEGAPGDRGDGFYGAYFRDLDGNKVCVFNM
- a CDS encoding thiolase family protein; its protein translation is MDIAIVGVGHTPPARRSPKSIRHLAIEAIQLALDDAGLDAADIDGVITDGVIMPPSVPREFIAAQFGMTRSFDGGVSFGGAGVASAPELAKLAIGAGKARTVLFYFGVDWGSRASGPYGFHDMYPAKMAFEKPYGFNAQPSYFALWARRYMHEYGMTDADLAAVAISHREHALRNPAAQARTPMTLESYRAARMVAEPLRVPDCCLISDGVGAFIMTSLERARDLRQPPVKVLGSSFASEAYSGDDIFTQQPEIYRITGAQAACRRALGEAGAQLADVDFAELYDCFTISVLMQLEDLGFCARGESPAFVRERGIGPRGALPVNTHGGLLSHSYLLGVEHMIEAVRQLRGAAGAAQLAKADIGLVGGWSIPDYGVCVLGRDVR
- a CDS encoding OB-fold domain-containing protein, translated to MATIQPEFAAHFAELANGRLCFPWCPACRRFHWYPMPLCPHCRTDGWQWRAVSGVGTLYSWTEIHHAFDARYSATLPYIVALIEFDDAPGVRLVAKLVGAAAALGIGQTVRADFSEVTAGRGPLVFRPRASATD
- a CDS encoding argininosuccinate synthase, with the protein product MAKHKVKKVVLAYSGGLDTSVILKWLAEEYQCEVVTFTADIGQGEELEPARAKATKLGIKEIYIDDLKEEFVRDFVFPMFRANTIYEGEYLLGTSIARPLIAKRLIEIARETGADAISHGATGKGNDQVRFELGAYALEPGIKVIAPWREWNLTSRETLLAYAEKHGIPIEYKSGGGSPYSMDANLLHISYEGVVLEDPWASAEESMWRWSVSPEKAPDVATVIELEYERGDIVAINGVRMTPAQVLTRLNELGNANGIGRLDIVENRYVGMKSRGCYETPGGTIMLRAHRAIESLTLDREVAHLKDDLMPRYASLIYNGYWWSPERLMLQTMIDKSQERVNGTVRVRLYKGNVIVEGRKAPKDSLFDPAIATFEDDAGAYNQADAEGFIKLNALRLRVGARRDA
- a CDS encoding diguanylate cyclase, with translation MSLAHLGLTGAQERTHTCPRPLRFGQMLGRCWLVTHLACLAGIAANVWQDAPTMLLTGWSSFVLLNVLLREVLLAMPARLDTPRDHRHLDLALAAVLGLAWGLGIALLMPYADVATVATLLSGALAVALLAIPVFGDQPGAYAYFLGSTGLVAIGGLVNDGRYADLVPWVALAMATLALLNNLYRRTHRALRVLLLQLRHLIRPAGLDVDFERGSLFESAERGLVALRGQVSRETRQAQVLEELGDALVTADASGNIDYLNAAAAALLGVDAATLGGQALEDGVRLVYGREPHNRTRDIFEQARRSGKAQALNDQAQLLRRDGIAVGVDYLFTPLADAAGEFDGVSVQLRDVTTRRQRTESIAWRASHDALTGTINRAEFERRMHKLLSRRGDSQHNSHTLLYIDIDKFKFINDTYGHAAGDHALRTLTEVLRTRIRGADTLARIGGDEFCALLYSCDADRARLIGEGLRSAIEQHDFHWQAIQLPVSISVGLVEISADMRNTADLLRAADAACYSAKNFGRNRVQMFEAVSGEGAQQERRLTQVREIQSALAAGHLDLFYQPLCATTASLPIDRCEVTVGIRNASDDYIPRHEVAEVAARYQLSAEIDRWLIKASLEALRGDHPVLSDMRVLLIPLSAQSVGDDRLLEYAIRMVRENAEVAGRIGFSLPEDGIAQHLEFVRYFITTLKQDGCQFMIGDMGFGGAGIEALKSLQLDYLGIRGGFVRNLLASSADYEVVLGLCRVAQALGMQTVAEHADSRSLRDALAKMGVDFAKGLLHDGPRRVARFDESLLAKRGERLV
- a CDS encoding aldehyde ferredoxin oxidoreductase, giving the protein MDQAWDNDKIIRLDMTRQTVSVEPFPAEWKLLGGRALSAKILLKECDPKCDPLGPDNVLVMTPGTLSGTSAPTSGRLSLGCKSPLTNGIKEANVGGDPGQDLMKLGIRAIIVTGQPADRSRRWGLKVNENGAELVAADEYKGMWNYALCEKLLADAPKSASVISIGPAGEMLMKGASIACTDDDKARRPARQAARGGVGAVMGSKCLKWVLVDPAKASLRRPADRKAFAAYTKEFAKDYRAARHGNFKYGTSAVVPAANMLHTFPYKNRTEGRNPEFEQLDGARIRESFETRGGEMHACMAGCIVSCSNIVHDKDGNYKTSALEFETLTLLGSCCAINNWEDVADLDRLCDELGLDTIETGAAIAVYMDSDGMAWGDAAGAKKLLTEDVNNGTPLGRNIGDGALAIGTARKHHRIPVAKGQALPAWDPRPLKATGITYCTSAMGGDHTAGLVIDPKISGEKAAIASQEVQIVNAICDSTGFCMFLGPTIEETAKFFSPFFGEEVSRETIADIGWECLQDEWLFNEKAGLTLADDSMAECMSTEGIGPEHGMKFDIPEEIVRMAKVRQAPTEKFWRRSPAG
- a CDS encoding acyl-CoA dehydrogenase family protein is translated as MLPRDFTEEQTMFRAAYRRFLAAEIVPHMERWREQRIVDREAFLKAGAQGYLMVWPDEKYGGMGDNDFRFEQVILEETAYARVGDWYNSLHSRLVGPYLTRFGNEEQCMRFLPRCVKGECILAIAMTEPDAGSDLAGMRTHAEEHGDHWLLNGAKTYISNGINADLVIVAAKTDPHNNPHHMTLFLVERGMEGFERGRNLVKMGQKAQDTAELFFNNVKVPKANVLGTAGEGFKYLMKGLAEERLIGACGALSSAQLSYDLAAAYAHERKAFGKTLAAFQNTQFKLAELRTELDVAQCFIDQCVRAINANALTAVDAAKAKLIASELQIKSADLGVQLHGGAGYMDEYPISRQFTDARIATIYAGSSEVMKIIISRDCLSDKYEPFNTRNF